One Kribbella sp. NBC_00662 genomic region harbors:
- a CDS encoding aminobutyraldehyde dehydrogenase → MRTVQNLINAQRQDARSGATSELIDPATGKFFGTAPLSSEEDVDAAYQAAAAAVPSWGAITPADRQRMLLRFADLVEARGDDLVAAESENTGKPLELTRTEELAVMVDQLRFFAGAARLLEGKSAGEYLAGHTSWVRREPIGVVGQITPWNYPMMMAVWKVGPALAAGNTLVLKPAETTPVTTVMLAELAAEVLPPGVFNVVCGDRATGQAVVAHPTPGLVSITGSTRAGSEVASTAALDLKRTHLELGGKAPVLVFPDADLAAAAEAIGIAGYFNAGQDCTAACRVLVHASVHDEFVQALVDWARDNAKPGLPDDADALFGPLNSSLQLDRVRGFLARMPSHGTVALGGQRPGGALADGYFLEATVVTGLHQDDEMIQDEVFGPVVTVQSFADDDEGLQKANDVQFGLASSVFTADHSRALRMSKALDFGCVWINTHIPLVAEMPHGGFKHSGHGKDLSMYGVEDYTRVKHVMSAIG, encoded by the coding sequence ATGCGAACAGTGCAGAACCTGATCAATGCACAGCGGCAGGACGCGCGCAGCGGCGCGACCAGCGAGCTGATCGACCCCGCCACCGGCAAGTTCTTCGGCACGGCGCCACTGTCCAGCGAGGAGGACGTGGACGCGGCGTACCAGGCCGCAGCGGCCGCGGTGCCGAGTTGGGGCGCGATCACGCCGGCCGACCGACAACGGATGCTGCTCCGGTTCGCCGATCTGGTCGAGGCGCGCGGCGACGACCTGGTTGCCGCCGAGTCCGAGAACACCGGGAAGCCGCTCGAGCTGACCAGGACCGAGGAGCTCGCGGTCATGGTCGATCAGCTGCGGTTCTTCGCCGGGGCGGCGCGGCTGCTCGAGGGCAAGTCGGCCGGCGAGTACCTGGCCGGTCACACGTCCTGGGTCCGGCGTGAGCCGATCGGTGTCGTCGGCCAGATCACGCCGTGGAACTACCCGATGATGATGGCGGTCTGGAAGGTCGGGCCGGCGCTCGCCGCCGGGAACACGCTCGTGCTGAAGCCGGCCGAGACCACGCCGGTGACGACCGTGATGCTCGCGGAGCTGGCGGCCGAGGTGCTGCCGCCCGGAGTCTTCAACGTGGTCTGCGGCGATCGCGCCACCGGCCAGGCCGTGGTCGCGCATCCGACACCAGGTCTGGTCAGCATCACCGGCTCCACCCGCGCCGGCTCCGAGGTCGCCAGTACGGCGGCTCTCGATCTGAAGCGCACCCACCTCGAGCTGGGCGGCAAGGCGCCGGTGCTGGTCTTCCCCGACGCGGACCTCGCTGCGGCGGCCGAGGCGATCGGGATCGCCGGCTACTTCAACGCAGGCCAGGACTGTACGGCGGCCTGCCGTGTCCTCGTCCATGCCTCGGTCCACGACGAGTTCGTGCAGGCACTGGTCGACTGGGCCCGGGACAACGCGAAACCAGGGCTCCCCGATGATGCCGACGCGCTCTTCGGTCCGTTGAACAGCAGTCTGCAGCTGGACCGGGTTCGCGGCTTCCTGGCCCGGATGCCCAGCCACGGCACAGTCGCGCTCGGCGGTCAACGACCCGGCGGAGCTCTTGCCGACGGCTACTTCCTCGAGGCGACGGTCGTCACCGGGCTGCACCAGGACGACGAGATGATCCAGGACGAGGTGTTCGGTCCGGTCGTCACCGTGCAGTCGTTCGCGGACGACGACGAGGGTCTGCAGAAGGCCAACGACGTCCAGTTCGGGCTCGCGTCGAGTGTCTTCACCGCGGACCACTCGCGAGCCTTGCGGATGTCCAAGGCGCTCGACTTCGGCTGCGTCTGGATCAACACGCACATCCCGCTGGTGGCCGAGATGCCGCACGGAGGCTTCAAGCACTCCGGTCACGGCAAGGACCTGTCGATGTACGGCGTCGAGGACTACACCCGGGTCAAGCACGTGATGTCGGCGATCGGATGA
- a CDS encoding cache domain-containing protein translates to MSTESLTLDAGLETVLELVESVVGEAFGLADRISSATADVFDRQPTVRRTDLGGVIELVKPALEDQGSSIQGAGFVAAIDALADAQWWLEWFMLSNGVTERLIVDTDPRGENFYDYAALPWYDVPQRTGRRHITGPYVDYLCTDDYTLTFTVPVVVRDRFVGVAGADVRVFTFEKAVLPCLRATHRKVAIVNDQGRIVLSNSARHVGGTLLRTPAPAYRIEDLPLSLVELSA, encoded by the coding sequence ATGAGCACAGAGTCTTTGACCCTCGACGCCGGGCTCGAGACAGTGCTCGAGCTGGTCGAGTCCGTGGTCGGGGAGGCGTTCGGGCTGGCGGACCGGATCAGCTCGGCGACGGCGGACGTCTTCGACCGGCAGCCGACCGTCCGCCGGACGGACCTCGGCGGCGTGATCGAGCTCGTCAAGCCCGCGCTCGAGGACCAGGGCTCATCGATCCAGGGCGCCGGCTTCGTCGCGGCGATCGACGCGCTGGCCGACGCCCAGTGGTGGCTCGAGTGGTTCATGCTCAGCAACGGCGTCACCGAGCGGCTGATCGTCGACACCGATCCGCGCGGGGAGAACTTCTACGACTACGCCGCCCTGCCCTGGTACGACGTACCGCAGCGGACCGGCCGCCGGCACATCACCGGTCCGTACGTCGACTACCTCTGCACCGACGACTACACGCTGACCTTCACCGTGCCGGTCGTCGTCCGGGACCGGTTCGTCGGTGTGGCCGGGGCCGACGTCCGGGTCTTCACGTTCGAGAAGGCGGTCCTGCCGTGCCTGCGGGCGACCCACCGGAAGGTTGCCATCGTCAACGACCAGGGCCGGATCGTGCTCAGCAACAGCGCCCGCCACGTCGGCGGCACACTGCTGCGGACCCCGGCCCCGGCGTACCGGATCGAGGATCTCCCGCTCTCGCTGGTCGAGCTCAGCGCATAG
- a CDS encoding FadR/GntR family transcriptional regulator, which yields MALRFYGSGAAAVFAPLETLSRSELVARRLTDAIALGLVPDSGQLPGETDLAGIFGVSTATIREALSSLRQRGLIDTRRGRGGGSFVRAHQEMSTAIVRDRLAELSLAQLRDLGDHYSAIAGTAARLAAERATPDDVRRLTAVCDGLENAEGLGGRRRADAQFHIEVAATAQSTRLYRAEVSLQAEVGTLLWLAFGDDDSHRRTVRSCRDVVAAIDRTDGDAARAAAEERVADSTARLIDLRLALEDT from the coding sequence ATGGCGCTGCGGTTCTACGGCAGTGGCGCGGCCGCGGTGTTCGCACCGCTGGAGACGCTGAGCCGATCGGAACTGGTGGCCCGCCGGCTGACCGATGCGATCGCGCTCGGCCTGGTCCCCGACTCCGGGCAGCTGCCGGGCGAGACCGACCTGGCCGGCATCTTCGGCGTCTCCACCGCCACGATCCGGGAGGCGCTCTCGTCGCTGCGGCAGCGCGGTCTGATCGACACCCGGCGCGGTCGCGGCGGCGGCAGTTTCGTCCGCGCCCACCAGGAGATGTCGACCGCGATCGTCCGCGACCGGCTGGCCGAGCTGAGCCTGGCCCAACTGCGCGACCTCGGCGACCATTACAGCGCGATCGCCGGGACGGCAGCCCGGCTGGCGGCCGAGCGGGCGACGCCGGACGACGTACGGCGACTGACCGCGGTCTGCGACGGTCTGGAGAACGCCGAAGGCCTGGGCGGACGACGGCGGGCGGACGCGCAGTTCCACATCGAGGTGGCAGCGACCGCGCAGTCGACCCGGCTCTACCGGGCAGAGGTGAGTCTGCAGGCGGAGGTCGGCACGTTGCTCTGGCTCGCGTTCGGCGACGACGACAGCCACCGCCGGACGGTGCGGAGCTGCCGCGACGTGGTCGCCGCGATCGACCGCACCGACGGCGACGCAGCCCGCGCCGCCGCGGAGGAACGCGTGGCCGACTCGACGGCACGGCTGATCGACCTCAGACTGGCGTTGGAGGACACATGA
- a CDS encoding ABC transporter ATP-binding protein produces MTSVDAQARTVATEAAAVSLRGLRKTFGEVTAVDGIDLDLTEGEFFSMLGPSGSGKTTVLRMIAGFETPTAGRILLGGADVTDQAPYARDVNTVFQDYALFPHMSVLQNVEYGLRVKGVDRRSRRTRAAEALETVRLEGYGDRRPNQLSGGQQQRVALARALVNRPKVLLLDEPLGALDLKLRREMQIELKAMQRDVGITFVFVTHDQEEALTMSDRIAVFNGGRIEQLATPVELYEHPASAFVAGFVGTSNLLEGDVATAILGMDGLFTVRPEKIRLQLRDAAAEPGTCTATGVVREVVYLGSATQTVVDLDAGGSLIVLQQNRQGSVQDKLELRGTGVRLTWDREHTVAIGGPQ; encoded by the coding sequence ATGACGTCGGTGGACGCGCAGGCGCGGACCGTGGCGACCGAGGCCGCCGCGGTCAGCCTGCGCGGCCTGCGGAAGACGTTCGGCGAGGTCACCGCGGTCGACGGGATCGATCTCGACCTGACCGAGGGCGAGTTCTTCTCGATGCTCGGCCCGTCCGGCTCCGGCAAGACCACGGTGCTGCGGATGATCGCCGGCTTCGAGACGCCGACGGCCGGCCGGATCCTGCTCGGCGGCGCCGACGTCACGGACCAGGCGCCGTACGCCCGGGACGTGAACACGGTCTTCCAGGACTATGCGCTCTTCCCGCACATGAGCGTGCTGCAGAACGTCGAGTACGGGTTGCGGGTCAAGGGCGTCGACCGGCGCAGCCGCCGTACCCGGGCTGCTGAGGCGCTCGAGACTGTCCGGCTGGAGGGGTACGGCGACCGTCGGCCGAATCAGCTGTCCGGCGGCCAGCAGCAACGCGTCGCGCTGGCGCGGGCGCTGGTGAACCGGCCCAAGGTGCTGTTGCTGGACGAACCGCTCGGCGCGCTCGACCTGAAGCTCCGGCGGGAGATGCAGATCGAACTGAAGGCGATGCAGCGCGATGTCGGTATCACCTTCGTGTTCGTCACGCACGACCAGGAAGAGGCGCTGACGATGAGCGACCGGATCGCCGTGTTCAACGGCGGCCGGATCGAGCAGTTGGCCACTCCGGTCGAGCTGTACGAACACCCGGCCAGCGCGTTCGTGGCCGGGTTCGTCGGTACGTCCAACCTGCTCGAGGGTGACGTCGCGACCGCGATTCTCGGGATGGACGGCCTGTTCACGGTCCGGCCGGAGAAGATCCGGCTGCAGTTGCGCGATGCCGCCGCCGAGCCGGGGACATGTACGGCGACCGGAGTGGTTCGCGAGGTGGTGTACCTGGGATCGGCGACCCAGACGGTGGTCGACCTGGACGCCGGCGGATCGCTGATCGTCCTGCAGCAGAACCGGCAGGGATCCGTGCAGGACAAGCTCGAACTTCGCGGTACCGGGGTCCGGTTGACCTGGGACCGCGAACACACCGTCGCGATCGGCGGTCCGCAGTAA
- a CDS encoding D-arabinono-1,4-lactone oxidase, translated as MSSVTNWAGNVRFASELQRPRSVEELQELVAAAEKVRVLGTGHSFNRIADSTGTLVSVQDLPTVIEVGERGVTVSAGLRYGEITAALQAQGLALHNLGSLPHISVAGACSTGTHGSGDGNGPLADAVNAVTFVNASGELVTLTRGDEDFAGSIISLGALGVTVSMTLDVQPSYQLSQVVYDGLPVERLGTNFAEVMGSAYSVSAFTDWVDPDVMVWRKSRDLGAAAPEWLGAHLADGPRHPIKVMPADYATQQGGVPGPWNERLPHFRLEFTPSNGDELQSEYFVPRDRAAEAFEVLRALGNQFAPVIQVSEVRTIAADELWLSPSQGRDTVALHFTWIQDEAAVRPVVAAIEEGLASLDVRPHWGKVFAADAATLAERYPRVKDFIALAAKYDPAGKFRNEYLDTFLPMR; from the coding sequence ATGAGCAGCGTGACTAACTGGGCCGGCAACGTCAGGTTCGCGAGCGAGCTGCAGCGGCCTCGCTCCGTGGAGGAGCTACAGGAGCTGGTCGCGGCGGCGGAGAAGGTGCGGGTGCTCGGCACCGGGCACTCGTTCAACCGCATCGCCGACAGCACCGGGACGCTGGTGAGCGTGCAGGACCTGCCCACCGTCATCGAGGTCGGCGAGCGCGGCGTGACCGTCTCGGCCGGTCTCCGGTACGGCGAGATCACGGCGGCGCTGCAGGCCCAGGGGCTCGCGCTGCACAACCTCGGTTCGCTGCCGCACATCTCGGTCGCGGGTGCGTGCTCGACCGGGACACACGGCTCGGGTGACGGCAACGGTCCGCTGGCAGACGCGGTCAACGCGGTCACCTTCGTCAATGCGAGCGGCGAGCTCGTCACGCTCACTCGCGGTGACGAGGACTTCGCCGGGTCGATCATCTCGCTCGGTGCGCTCGGGGTGACGGTGAGCATGACGCTCGACGTACAGCCGTCGTACCAGCTCAGCCAGGTGGTGTACGACGGGTTGCCGGTCGAGCGTCTCGGGACGAACTTCGCCGAGGTGATGGGGAGCGCGTACAGCGTCAGCGCGTTCACCGACTGGGTCGACCCGGACGTGATGGTCTGGCGGAAGTCGCGGGATCTCGGCGCCGCCGCACCGGAGTGGCTGGGTGCTCACCTCGCGGACGGGCCGCGGCACCCGATCAAGGTGATGCCGGCCGACTACGCGACCCAGCAGGGCGGCGTACCGGGTCCTTGGAACGAGCGGCTGCCGCATTTCCGGCTCGAGTTCACCCCGAGCAACGGCGACGAGTTGCAGTCGGAGTACTTCGTGCCGCGCGATCGGGCGGCCGAGGCGTTCGAGGTACTACGGGCCCTGGGCAACCAGTTCGCACCGGTGATCCAGGTGTCCGAGGTGCGCACGATCGCGGCCGACGAGCTGTGGCTGAGCCCGAGCCAGGGCCGGGACACGGTCGCGCTGCACTTCACCTGGATCCAGGACGAGGCCGCGGTCCGGCCGGTCGTCGCCGCGATCGAGGAGGGCCTCGCGTCGCTCGACGTCCGGCCGCACTGGGGCAAGGTCTTCGCCGCCGACGCCGCGACGCTGGCCGAGCGCTACCCGAGGGTGAAGGACTTCATCGCGCTGGCGGCGAAGTACGACCCGGCCGGCAAGTTCCGCAACGAGTACCTCGACACGTTCCTGCCTATGCGCTGA
- a CDS encoding ABC transporter permease — MTMSRSTRIVLRILTVVILGLIYVPLLLVLVNSFNVSNTFAWPPREFTLEWWRRAAESQGALDALWVSVRVGLAATVIALVLGTMIAFALQRFAFYGRDVVSLLVILPIALPGIVTGIALNNAFRTIFGWQLGFVTIVIAHATFCIVTVFNNVIARLRRTGVSLEQASADLGASRFTTFRLVTFPMIRSALLAGALLAFALSFDEIVVTTFTAGANLQTLPIWIFNNLFRPNQAPIVNVVAAALILISVVPVWLAQKLSGDAESLGAGR, encoded by the coding sequence ATGACGATGTCGCGCTCGACCCGGATCGTGCTGCGGATCCTGACCGTGGTCATTCTCGGGCTGATCTACGTGCCGCTGCTGCTGGTGCTGGTGAACTCGTTCAACGTCAGCAACACGTTCGCCTGGCCGCCGCGGGAGTTCACACTCGAGTGGTGGCGGCGGGCGGCCGAGAGCCAGGGCGCTCTGGACGCCCTCTGGGTCAGCGTCCGGGTCGGGCTGGCGGCGACGGTGATCGCGCTGGTCCTCGGCACGATGATCGCGTTCGCGCTGCAGCGGTTCGCGTTCTACGGCCGGGACGTCGTGTCGTTGCTGGTGATCCTGCCGATCGCGCTGCCGGGCATCGTCACCGGGATCGCGCTGAACAACGCGTTCCGGACCATCTTCGGGTGGCAGCTCGGGTTCGTCACGATCGTGATCGCACATGCGACGTTCTGCATCGTCACGGTGTTCAACAACGTGATCGCCCGGTTGCGCCGTACCGGTGTCTCTCTGGAGCAGGCCTCGGCAGATCTGGGTGCCTCCAGGTTCACCACGTTCCGCCTGGTGACTTTTCCGATGATCCGGTCGGCCCTGCTGGCGGGGGCGTTGCTCGCGTTCGCCCTGTCGTTCGACGAGATCGTCGTGACCACCTTCACCGCGGGCGCGAACCTGCAGACGCTGCCGATCTGGATCTTCAACAACCTGTTCCGCCCGAACCAGGCCCCGATCGTCAACGTCGTCGCGGCGGCGCTGATCCTCATCTCGGTCGTCCCGGTCTGGCTGGCCCAGAAACTCTCGGGCGATGCGGAATCACTCGGAGCCGGCCGCTGA
- a CDS encoding YdcF family protein, with protein MYAFVAAAFWFLVFAVSFLRDRRLFKNGIFLVLTLIFAGIGMIFVVDAFNDTAARWLVLAILAVIPLAIAVLAVFLVVNGITMLRREGRRPKNLLSLLAGLGIIGFVVFSVAVQKIGWEPLAALRSVLIGVLTYIAFLFVCFLVYAFVYSRVRSSRKVDFVIVLGAGLRGSRVPPLLASRLDRGKQVYDRALRRGRPPTIITSGGQGPDEDVPESHAMAAYLIERGVPDAAIMREDRSTSTWENLTFSRELMVARTPKYRCLIVTNNFHAFRAAMTARKAKVNGQVIGSPTAAYYWPTATIREFVAILYSHPYLNGGICLLIAAVAVWQHV; from the coding sequence ATGTACGCCTTCGTCGCCGCCGCGTTCTGGTTCCTCGTGTTCGCGGTCAGCTTCCTGCGCGACCGGCGACTGTTCAAGAACGGCATCTTCCTGGTCCTGACGCTGATCTTCGCGGGGATCGGGATGATCTTCGTGGTCGACGCGTTCAACGACACCGCCGCCCGCTGGCTGGTGCTGGCCATCCTCGCCGTGATCCCGCTGGCGATCGCCGTCCTCGCGGTGTTCCTGGTCGTCAACGGGATCACGATGCTGCGCCGCGAGGGCCGACGGCCGAAGAACCTGCTGTCGCTGCTCGCCGGGCTGGGCATCATCGGGTTCGTCGTGTTCAGCGTCGCGGTGCAGAAGATCGGCTGGGAGCCGCTGGCGGCGCTGCGTTCGGTGCTGATCGGGGTGCTGACCTACATCGCGTTCCTGTTCGTCTGCTTCCTGGTGTACGCGTTCGTCTACAGCCGGGTCCGATCGTCGCGGAAAGTCGATTTCGTGATCGTGCTCGGCGCCGGCCTGCGCGGTTCGCGGGTCCCGCCGCTGCTCGCGAGCCGGCTGGACCGCGGCAAGCAGGTGTACGACCGGGCGCTCCGCCGAGGCCGTCCGCCGACGATCATCACGTCCGGCGGTCAGGGCCCGGACGAGGACGTCCCCGAGTCGCACGCGATGGCGGCGTACCTGATCGAGCGCGGGGTCCCGGACGCCGCGATCATGCGCGAGGACCGGTCGACCAGCACGTGGGAGAACCTGACCTTCAGCCGGGAGTTGATGGTCGCGCGTACGCCGAAGTACCGCTGCCTGATCGTGACGAACAACTTCCACGCGTTCCGCGCCGCGATGACCGCTCGGAAGGCCAAGGTCAACGGTCAGGTGATCGGCTCCCCCACCGCCGCGTACTACTGGCCGACGGCAACGATCCGCGAGTTCGTCGCGATCCTGTACAGCCACCCGTACCTGAACGGCGGCATCTGCCTACTGATCGCCGCCGTGGCCGTCTGGCAACACGTCTAA
- a CDS encoding ABC transporter substrate-binding protein — MKKLSVAVSLAVLALVAAACGTSGGGDSAAKAGSSTGFSAPDLPKLDKLGAGEGKLSVLAWPGYAEDGSNDPKVDWVTPFEKQTGCQVTVKTFGTSDEAVTLMKTGQYDVVSASGDATLRLIAGGQVEPVNTDLVPNYADVYAFLKNRPWNSVNGQMYGIPHGWGANLLMWRTDKVKPAPTSWSVVFDANSPYKGTVTAYDSPIYIADAAMYLMATKPDLGIKNPYALDDKQFAATVDLLKTQKTLVSEYWSDYLKEVQAFTSANSVVGTTWQVIANVATGEKVPVQVTVPTEGVTGWSDTWMVSATSKHKNCAYQWLNHIISPQANAAVAEYFGEAPANGKACALTADKNHCTTYHAGDATYAQKIWYWTTPIAQCLDGRTDVKCTDYSKWTQAWTQIKG; from the coding sequence ATGAAGAAACTCAGCGTAGCGGTGAGCCTGGCAGTGCTCGCCCTGGTCGCGGCCGCATGTGGCACCTCCGGCGGCGGCGACTCCGCCGCCAAGGCCGGCAGCAGCACCGGATTCTCCGCACCGGACCTGCCGAAGCTGGACAAGCTCGGAGCCGGGGAGGGCAAGCTCAGCGTGCTGGCCTGGCCCGGGTACGCCGAGGACGGCTCGAACGATCCGAAGGTCGACTGGGTCACGCCGTTCGAGAAGCAGACCGGCTGCCAGGTGACGGTGAAGACGTTCGGCACGTCCGACGAGGCCGTCACGCTGATGAAGACCGGACAGTACGACGTCGTGTCGGCGTCGGGCGACGCGACGCTGCGGCTGATCGCGGGCGGACAGGTCGAGCCGGTGAACACCGACCTGGTGCCGAACTACGCGGACGTCTACGCCTTCCTGAAGAACCGCCCGTGGAACTCGGTGAACGGCCAGATGTACGGCATCCCGCACGGCTGGGGCGCGAACCTGCTGATGTGGCGGACCGACAAGGTCAAGCCGGCCCCGACGTCGTGGAGCGTGGTGTTCGACGCGAACTCGCCGTACAAGGGCACGGTGACGGCGTACGACTCGCCGATCTACATCGCCGACGCGGCGATGTACCTGATGGCGACCAAACCGGACCTCGGCATCAAGAACCCGTACGCGCTGGACGACAAGCAGTTCGCCGCGACCGTCGATCTGCTCAAGACGCAGAAGACGCTGGTGTCGGAGTACTGGTCGGACTACCTCAAGGAGGTCCAGGCGTTCACCAGCGCGAACTCGGTGGTCGGGACGACCTGGCAGGTGATCGCGAACGTCGCGACCGGCGAGAAGGTGCCGGTCCAGGTGACCGTGCCGACCGAGGGCGTGACCGGATGGTCGGACACCTGGATGGTCAGTGCCACCTCCAAACACAAGAACTGCGCGTACCAGTGGCTCAACCACATCATCAGCCCGCAGGCCAATGCGGCCGTCGCCGAGTACTTCGGTGAGGCGCCCGCCAACGGCAAGGCCTGCGCGCTGACCGCGGACAAGAACCACTGCACGACGTACCACGCCGGCGACGCGACGTACGCCCAGAAGATCTGGTACTGGACCACGCCGATCGCGCAATGCCTCGACGGCCGCACCGACGTCAAGTGCACCGACTACAGCAAGTGGACCCAAGCCTGGACGCAGATCAAGGGATGA
- a CDS encoding MarR family winged helix-turn-helix transcriptional regulator — MSATAPRDAGAVPQDREKVEWSADAPADEADVLIALRFAERAARKAVAEELAGSGLHTGQELVLAKLLHHGSLPVARLAKVLDVEVPTATKTTQRMEAAGLVRRVKSPTDARQVGIELTDRGVELAHTVQQIYDRAGRRALKHLTPEDRRVLRNLLWTIATTLEP; from the coding sequence GTGAGCGCCACCGCTCCGCGCGACGCCGGCGCAGTCCCGCAGGACCGCGAGAAGGTCGAGTGGTCTGCGGATGCGCCGGCCGATGAGGCGGATGTGCTGATCGCGTTGCGGTTCGCGGAGCGCGCGGCGCGGAAGGCGGTGGCGGAGGAGCTGGCCGGCAGCGGGCTGCACACCGGGCAGGAGCTGGTGCTGGCGAAGCTGCTGCACCACGGCTCGCTCCCTGTGGCGCGACTCGCGAAGGTGCTCGACGTCGAAGTACCGACGGCGACCAAGACCACCCAGCGGATGGAGGCAGCAGGCCTCGTACGCCGGGTGAAGAGCCCGACCGACGCCCGCCAGGTCGGCATCGAGCTGACCGACCGCGGTGTCGAGCTAGCCCACACCGTCCAGCAGATCTACGACCGCGCCGGCCGCCGCGCCCTGAAGCACCTCACCCCCGAGGACCGGCGCGTCCTGCGCAACCTCCTCTGGACGATCGCCACCACCCTCGAGCCCTGA
- a CDS encoding ABC transporter permease, which translates to MSTRHPRARLALLLGPPMLWLGVAYLGALAALFVTALWTQNGFTGQIERVWTLDSFKTLFTVEVYRTIALRTIAVAVLVTVIDAVVAFPIAVYMSKVAGPGLRRFLLVAVLMPLWASYLVKAYAWRGMFSEGGLVSSAFEAVGLKSPGYGLTATVVTLSYLWLPYMILPIYAGLERLPDSLLEASADLGGRTLQTLRRIVLPTVVPAMAAGSIFTFSLTLGDYIAVRIVGGTNQLLGNVVYDNVGAANNLPFAAAVATIPVVVMVLYLAAVRRTGAMESL; encoded by the coding sequence ATGAGCACCCGTCACCCGCGGGCCCGGTTGGCGTTGCTGCTCGGGCCGCCGATGCTTTGGCTCGGGGTCGCGTACCTCGGGGCGCTGGCGGCGCTGTTCGTCACCGCGTTGTGGACGCAGAACGGGTTCACCGGACAGATCGAGCGGGTGTGGACGCTGGACAGCTTCAAGACGCTGTTCACCGTCGAGGTGTACCGGACGATCGCGTTGCGCACGATCGCGGTCGCCGTCCTGGTGACCGTGATCGACGCGGTGGTGGCGTTCCCGATCGCCGTCTACATGTCGAAGGTGGCCGGGCCCGGGCTGCGGCGGTTCCTGCTGGTGGCGGTGCTGATGCCGTTGTGGGCCAGCTATCTGGTCAAGGCGTACGCGTGGCGCGGGATGTTCTCCGAGGGCGGGCTGGTGTCGTCGGCGTTCGAGGCGGTCGGGCTGAAGTCGCCCGGGTACGGGCTGACCGCGACGGTGGTGACGCTGTCGTACCTGTGGTTGCCGTACATGATCCTGCCGATCTACGCCGGCCTCGAACGACTGCCGGATTCGTTGCTGGAGGCATCGGCCGACCTCGGCGGCCGGACGCTGCAGACGCTGCGGCGGATCGTCCTGCCGACCGTCGTACCGGCGATGGCGGCAGGGTCGATCTTCACGTTCAGCCTGACGCTGGGTGACTACATCGCCGTCCGGATCGTCGGTGGCACCAATCAGTTGCTGGGCAACGTTGTGTACGACAACGTGGGTGCCGCCAACAACCTGCCGTTCGCGGCCGCGGTGGCGACGATCCCGGTCGTCGTGATGGTGCTGTACCTGGCGGCGGTCCGGCGTACCGGAGCGATGGAGAGCCTCTGA